Proteins encoded within one genomic window of Drosophila willistoni isolate 14030-0811.24 chromosome XL unlocalized genomic scaffold, UCI_dwil_1.1 Seg141, whole genome shotgun sequence:
- the LOC6641257 gene encoding vitellogenin-A2, giving the protein MRFGCHQAATKVKANKTEQTRKRTSRREVVRLDNADMCSSLQLLLLLLVVYRMQMTLAMGTASGGLTVIATSTTTTTSSSTSSIAGDSSSLAAASLASSSTSSSSSSSSSSSSSSLSSSSSSSSSSSGFGMPAQRKRHRKRNSNWIDYRNYNESTTALEWSNPCNGLYQPTGNMERRHRLRPRQSFNQLKRNAFKEFRGLNASEDSVIDIRNMTSYSLHNHTYKFLPKLKPNSTIALKRWYRNMQTYVASFAYLRRLQINWDRRVIKRESPAAKELRLLLLSSRSMLCELEMAVNHTYPINGRQKHRRNGHNAVSGMGRNVHLPQISRNEMNKRLKLRSKRKSFDILTPCNNKTPIDEVDSMDMRFVKHHYYEFLSTMWQLLRREGRREKQRGLSRKSKWRNSAYLASASATAISSLSSSSSSSSSSSSLMSSPSLSSSSSSSSSSSSSSNRKEFNEVSKPPAEGVGRRGKRQSKTTGSNFLGSRRHQQQKRRVLRT; this is encoded by the exons ATGCGGT TTGGTTGCCATCAGGCTGCAACCAAAGTTAAAGCCAACAAGACGGAACAGACAAGGAAGCGAACATCGAGAAGGGAAGTGGTGCGGCTGGACAATGCGGATATGTGTTCCTCGTTGCAGCTGCTTCTGCTCCTGTTGGTTGTCTATCGGATGCAAATGACCCTGGCCATGGGCACCGCCAGTGGGGGCTTAACTGTAATAGCCacatcgacaacaacaacaactagtAGCAGTACCTCATCCATAGCTGGTGATTCCTCATCATTAGCAGCCGCCTCTCtagcatcatcatcaacatcgtcgtcgtcgtcgtcgtcatcatcttcatcgtcatcatcgttgtcgtcatcatcatcatcttcatcatcatcatctggtTTTGGTATGCCTGCCCAGCGTAAACGTCATCGCAAACGAAATAGTAATTGGATTGATTATCGTAACTACAATGAAAGCACAACGGCCCTGGAATGGTCGAATCCTTGCAATGGCCTCTATCAGCCAACAGGAAACATGGAACGTCGTCATCGTCTACGTCCTAGGCAG AGCTTTAATCAGCTAAAGCGCAATGCCTTTAAGGAATTCCGTGGCCTGAATGCCAGCGAGGACTCTGTCATTGATATCAGGAATATGACTTCATATTCCCTGCACAatcatacatataaatttttacCCAAACTGAAGCCCAACTCAACG ATTGCCTTGAAGCGCTGGTACCGCAACATGCAAACCTATGTGGCCAGTTTCGCCTATTTGCGACGCCTGCAAATCAATTGGGATCGTCGGGTCATTAAGCGCGAGTCGCCAGCCGCCAAGGAGTTGCGCCTGCTCCTGCTCAGTTCCCGCAGTATGCTATGCGAACTGGAAATGGCTGTGAATCACACATATCCCATAAATGGAAGGCAAAAGCATCGCCGGAATGGCCACAATGCAGTGTCTGGCATGGGTCGCAATGTTCACTTGCCGCAAATTTCTCGCAACGAGATGAACAAGCGCCTAAAATTGCGCAGCAAACGCAAATCATTTGACATTTTAACGCCTTGCAATAACAAAACTCCCATCGATGAGGTCGACTCAATGGATATGCGTTTCGTCAAGCATCATTACTACGAGTTCCTGAGCACCATGTGGCAGTTGTTGCGTCGGGAGGGCAGACGTGAAAAGCAACGCGGTTTGTCTAGGAAATCAAAATGGAGAAATAGTGCCTATCTAGCCTCGGCATCCGCAACAGCAATATCCTCATTGtcctcatcgtcgtcatcctcatcgtcgtcgtcgtcattaATGTCGTCGCCTTCgttgtcgtcatcatcatcatcatcatcgtcgtcgtcgtcgagcAGCAATCGTAAGGAGTTCAATGAGGTATCCAAGCCACCGGCGGAGGGTGTTGGACGACGTGGTAAAAGGCAATCAAAGACTACGGGATCCAACTTTCTGGGTAGTCGACGACATCAGCAACAAAAACGTCGCGTGCTGCGCACGTGA
- the LOC6641258 gene encoding uncharacterized protein LOC6641258 isoform X2 — protein MHGRHLILPHQHHVHLRSADSLAINSILIKVDPAKKTSQSCLKIKMTTQPTRKSIEDALNTTEQTKNSIQCLLEEWLVRDHDLSLKMAIQRYSLHQLDLEHPLREAIKTVKVNDNDNDDSVHFSFETSEIGAPVEELSKILDSLEIVRHLINSLKMPKELWRDTFTHISEKMTHNIFMATSAMGIEKCDRSGYTYNNNHANVMYAVGLEAIKLLTVVQGKYELMLESEGLLLDDV, from the exons ATGCATGGTCGACACTTAATATTGCCACATCAACATCACGTACATTTACGCTCAGCGGATAGTTTAGCCATCAATTCGATATTAATTAAAGTAGATCCAGCTAAAAAGACATCACAAAGTTgcttaaaaatcaaaatgacaACCCAGCCAACACGTAAAAGTATTGAGGATGCATTAAATACCACGGAACAGACAAAAAATTCCATTCAATGTCTACTCGAGGAATGG CTTGTACGTGATCATGATCTTAGCCTCAAAATGGCCATCCAACGTTATAGTCTGCATCAATTGGATCTCGAGCATCCATTGCGGGAGGCCATCAAGACGGTGAAAGTCAATGATAATGACAACGATGATTCGGTGCACTTTTCATTCGAAACATCTGAGATTGGGGCACCCGTTGAGGAATTATCCAAAATTTTGGATTCCCTAGAGATTGTCCGGCATTTGATCAATTCACTGAAAATGCCAAAAGAATTGTGGCGAGACACCTTTACCCATATTAGCGAGAAAATGACCCATAACATATTTATGGCCACATCGGCCATGGGTATTGAGAAATGCGATAGATCCGGCTATACCTATAATAACAATCATGCCAATGTTATGTATGCTGTTGGCCTGGAGGCCATCAAATTGCTAACCGTTGTCCAGGGCAAATATGAGCTAATGCTGGAGAGTGAAGGACTTTTGTTGGATGATGTCTGA
- the LOC6641258 gene encoding uncharacterized protein LOC6641258 isoform X1, whose amino-acid sequence MAKISSSSSSSISSPCGGFAQRRVAKLQAKNQAKLEQNLSQKDIDPNEQNPTISAAAAATGSSIVLTTCTYANTNTNANANYRLHCGQKNISPAKCLLLAGLFLSLTSSSIWPLSGVFALPRHMHGRHLILPHQHHVHLRSADSLAINSILIKVDPAKKTSQSCLKIKMTTQPTRKSIEDALNTTEQTKNSIQCLLEEWLVRDHDLSLKMAIQRYSLHQLDLEHPLREAIKTVKVNDNDNDDSVHFSFETSEIGAPVEELSKILDSLEIVRHLINSLKMPKELWRDTFTHISEKMTHNIFMATSAMGIEKCDRSGYTYNNNHANVMYAVGLEAIKLLTVVQGKYELMLESEGLLLDDV is encoded by the exons ATGGCTAagatatcatcatcatcatcatcatcgataTCATCGCCTTGCGGTGGTTTTGCCCAACGTCGCGTGGCCAAATTGCAGGCCAAAAATCAAGCCAAACTTGAACAAAATCTAAGTCAAAAGGATATTGATCCAAATGAACAGAATCCAACAatatcagcagcagcagcagcaacaggatCATCAATAGTCCTAAcaacatgtacatatgcaaatacaaatacaaatgcGAATGCAAATTATCGTCTTCATTGTGGCCAAAAGAATATAT CTCCTGCCAAGTGTTTGCTACTAGCCGGTTTATTTCTTAGCCTAACCAGCAGCTCGATTTGGCCATTGTCCGGCGTTTTTGCCCTGCCGCGTCATATGCATGGTCGACACTTAATATTGCCACATCAACATCACGTACATTTACGCTCAGCGGATAGTTTAGCCATCAATTCGATATTAATTAAAGTAGATCCAGCTAAAAAGACATCACAAAGTTgcttaaaaatcaaaatgacaACCCAGCCAACACGTAAAAGTATTGAGGATGCATTAAATACCACGGAACAGACAAAAAATTCCATTCAATGTCTACTCGAGGAATGG CTTGTACGTGATCATGATCTTAGCCTCAAAATGGCCATCCAACGTTATAGTCTGCATCAATTGGATCTCGAGCATCCATTGCGGGAGGCCATCAAGACGGTGAAAGTCAATGATAATGACAACGATGATTCGGTGCACTTTTCATTCGAAACATCTGAGATTGGGGCACCCGTTGAGGAATTATCCAAAATTTTGGATTCCCTAGAGATTGTCCGGCATTTGATCAATTCACTGAAAATGCCAAAAGAATTGTGGCGAGACACCTTTACCCATATTAGCGAGAAAATGACCCATAACATATTTATGGCCACATCGGCCATGGGTATTGAGAAATGCGATAGATCCGGCTATACCTATAATAACAATCATGCCAATGTTATGTATGCTGTTGGCCTGGAGGCCATCAAATTGCTAACCGTTGTCCAGGGCAAATATGAGCTAATGCTGGAGAGTGAAGGACTTTTGTTGGATGATGTCTGA
- the LOC6641259 gene encoding uncharacterized protein LOC6641259 — protein MDALRFRGTSFARFGGNSSSSSSSTSSSTPGHPLPHPHAHPHPHPHPHPHPHAQAHGKPEPLIVVEESNLPEELEPDSSETTFSNRASLDIDSPVNPYLLSPWRDPREARKHSLPSQQVTEGITASQVRRLSERGGEGSGPSPKEAAFLATLSQAPAPSGRRHSVVTISKVPTTLFGRSRRESVAAYPSNNGSSRVLNSRRESNTGPPSTDPIGSIHNLQLDIMDDIYLQSRKARLKLWTSSNEKVCEVQTVDEAGAGAPGRRYTNRRYSECPQPGATAANAYRRASEHPQGMPQVTSSISPQPPTSARASTRRKKSGSGGGLLGSRTDLAGIFSSLTSSAMDMHRPEPEGGSSSSSAATTSSPFLSNTFQAAARGRTTSATPTPSAAPSSGALLDPNAGRSTRSNSFDVSILNNAKQLVTEAQDNSSAALSGWFAKRHQPMARKKSVRSKSTAMALSKDMLDRLQKKDPLGGDSGKPKLKPRSKQKKSWADTTKANIVDATVLGTAIEGFLRKSSNASMAGGPSTSAAARSSSSSKGAIPKDASGGGGGSSSSSPGGARRSRQSMGSAAQSQAGRAMRSTLNWFGKGDEDDSKDTCDASLCATLKDLFVK, from the exons ATGG ATGCGCTACGCTTTCGTGGTACATCATTCGCACGTTTCGGTGGCAAttcgtcatcatcatcctcctcCACATCATCCAGCACACCAGGACATCCCCTTCCCCATCCCCATGCCCATCcgcatccacatccacatccacatccacatcccCATGCACAAGCACATGGCAAACCGGAGCCACTAATTGTTGTTGAGGAATCAAATTTACCAGAAGAACTTGAACCAGATAGCTCAGAGACAACATTCTCGAATCGAGCCAGTTTGGATATAGATTCACCAGTGAATCCCTATCTACTATCACCATGGCGAGATCCGCGCGAGGCACGCAAACATTCCCTACCATCGCAACAGGTCACCGAAGGTATAACCGCCAGTCAAGTGCGTCGTCTGTCTGAGCGCGGTGGCGAGGGCTCGGGCCCATCGCCAAAAGAGGCCGCATTTCTGGCCACATTGTCACAGGCTCCAGCACCGTCGGGTCGTCGCCATTCGGTGGTCACCATATCGAAGGTTCCGACCACATTGTTTGGTCGCTCGCGTCGCGAATCTGTCGCTGCATATCCCTCGAATAATGG CAGTAGCCGTGTCCTTAACTCTCGACGAGAGAGCAATACTGGACCCCCATCGACAGATCCCATTGGCAGCATACACAATCTGCAGCTGGACATTATGGATGACATCTATTTGCAGTCGCGTAAGGCTCGCTTGAAGCTTTGGACATCCAGCAATGAGAAGGTTTGCGAGGTGCAAACTGTCGATGAGGCCGGGGCTGGGGCTCCGGGACGTCGTTACACCAATAGACGTTACTCCGAGTGCCCACAGCCGGGCGCTACTGCGGCTAATGCCTACCGGCGGGCCTCCGAGCATCCGCAAGGAATGCCACAGGTGACCAGCAGCATTTCGCCGCAGCCGCCAACATCGGCACGGGCATCGACACGTCGCAAAAAATCGGGCAGCGGTGGCGGTCTATTGGGCAGCCGGACTGATTTGGCCGGCATATTTAGCTCATTGACCAGCTCGGCCATGGATATGCATAGACCGGAGCCAGAGGGTGGCAGTTCCAGTTCATCGGCAGCCACCACCAGCAGTCCATTTCTGAGTAATACGTTTCAG gcTGCTGCCCGTGGGCGTACTACTAGTGCCACGCCCACGCCAAGTGCCGCACCATCCTCGGGCGCTTTGTTAGATCCAAATGCTGGCAGATCGACACGTTCGAACAGCTTCGATGTGTCCATACTGAACAATGCCAAGCAACTGGTGACCGAGGCTCAGGATAATAGCTCAGCGGCATTATCGGGATGGTTTGCCAAGCGTCATCAACCCATGGCCAGAAAGAAGAGTGTGCGCAGCAAGAGCACAGCCATGGCCTTGTCCAAGGATATGCTGGATCGTTTGCAGAAGAAGGACCCTTTGGGCGGTGACTCGGGCAAACCGAAATTAAAGCCACGCAGCAAACAGAAGAAGAGCTGGGCCGATACCACCAAGGCGAACATTGTCGATGCCACAGTCTTGGGCACCGCCATTGAGGGATTTCTGCGTAAGAGCTCAAACGCCAGCATGGCCGGCGGCCCCTCGACATCGGCGGCTGCCCGCTCGTCTAGCTCCAGCAAGGGGGCCATACCCAAAGACGCCTctggcggtggcggcggcagcagcagcagcagtccTGGCGGGGCACGACGTAGTCGTCAATCGATGGGGAGTGCAGCCCAGTCTCAGGCTGGTCGGGCCATGCGCTCCACTCTCAATTGGTTTGGCAAGGGTGACGAGGACGACTCCAAAGATACATGCGATGCCTCCTTGTGCGCCACCCTCAAGGATCTGTTTGTCAAATAG